Within the Photobacterium swingsii genome, the region GCCCCCACAAGGCCCGGGCCTGCGGTATACGCGATGCCATCTAGATCTTCAGGCGTCAGACCAGCACTGGCAAGGGTTGCCTTGATCAGCGGAATGGTTTTTTTAACGTGATCACGAGACGCCAATTCCGGTACAACGCCGCCGTAATCTGCGTGTAATTTCACTTGGCTATACAGCTCATGAGCCAGTAAGCCTTTTTCATCATCGAAAATTGCAATGCCTGTTTCATCACAGGAGGTTTCGATGCCCAGTATACGCATAACAACCTCTATACTAGTTAGTAACTGGTGGTAATTGAGGGCATGTTACCGCTGTTGACAAAAATTAACCAGTTCATGGTTGCAGAATGCTTTACAAATGCCCCTAGATCAGATTAGAATTTCGCACCATTTTTAATCAGCTGACTCTTTATGATTGTCAGCGTTAAACCGAATCACTCTGAGGTGAGTATTACATGCCAGTAATCAAAGTACGTGAAAACGAACCGTTCGACGTAGCACTACGTCGTTTTAAGCGCTCTTGCGAAAAAGCAGGCATCCTTTCTGAAGTTCGTCGTCGTGAGCACTTCGAAAAGCCAACTACAGTACGTAAGCGCGCTAAAGCAGCGGCAGTTAAGCGTCACCTGAAGAAATTGGCTCGCGAAAACGCGCGTCGCGTTCGTCTGTACTAATCTAACGATTATCAGAAGGAACGTGCTATGACTCTGATTGATCGTCTTAAGGACGAACAAAAAGCGGCAATGAAGGCGAAAAATAAACCTCGCCTTGGTGCTATCCGCCTTGTAATGGCAGCAATCAAACAACGTGAAGTTGACGAAAAGATCACTCTTTCCGAAGACGACGTGGTTGCTGTTCTTACTAAGATGGTGAAGCAGCGCCGTGACTCTGTTGCTCAATATGAAGCAGCGGGCCGTCAAGACCTTGCTGATGTTGAACATGCTGAAATTGCTGTACTTGAAGAGTTTATGCCTCAACCACTAAGCGACGACGAAGTTGCCGCTCTGCTGGATGACGCTATTGCTGCTACAGGTGCTGCCGGCATGCAAGACATGGGTAAAGTTATGGGCGTATTAAAGCCGCAAATTCAGGGTCGTGCCGATATGGGAAAAGTTAGCCAATTAGTGAAAACTAAACTAGGTTAAAACTACCCCAGCTCTGCAACAAGCCGTGCTATCCTTTTGGGAATGCGCGGCTTGTTTGTATTCTAGCCTTGTCGATTTTAAGTAGAAAACACACACTCAATCACCATTTTCTGGTGGTATTTAACCCCGAGAAGTAGGTTTAACGCGTTGTATGGCAGGAAAAATCCCTCGTTCGTTTATTGATGATCTCATCGCACGTCATGACATTGTCGACGTGATTGACGCACGAGTGAAACTTAAGAAAAAAGGCAAAAACTTTGGTGCCTGCTGCCCCTTTCACAACGAAAAAACGCCCTCTTTCTCCGTTAGCCAAGAGAAACAGTTTTATCACTGCTTCGGCTGTGGCGTACACGGTAATGTGCTCGATTTTGTCATGGAATTTGATCGCCTTGATTTTGTCGATGCCATTGAAGAGCTTGCCTCTCAGCTTGGGTTAGAAGTACCACGAGAAAATGGTGGCGCACCATCTGGGCCTCGCACCGCCGAAAAACGCAATCTGTATGATTTAATGGGACAGATTTCCCAGTTTTATCAATCACAGTTGCGCACAGGTGATGGAAAAATCGCGATCGATTACTTAAAAGATCGTGGCTTGTCTGGCGATGTGGTCAAAAAATACGGTATTGGCTTTATCCCTGATCAATGGGACATGGTACGTAGCCGCTTTGGCCGCGATAACCACGCCCAAGAAGCCTTAGTAACAACAGGCATGCTGATCGAGAACGATAATGGTCGTCGTTATGACCGTTTCCGTGGCCGTGTCATGTTCCCCATTCACGATCGCCGTGGTCGTGTGATTGGCTTTGGTGGACGCGTATTAGGCGATGGCACCCCTAAATATCTCAACTCACCCGAAACCCCTATCTTTCATAAAGGTAGAGAACTGTACGGCTTATACGAAGTCATGCAGGCCTACCGCGAGCCTGAACGCTTATTGGTTGTTGAAGGTTATATGGATGTGGTGGCGTTAGCGCAGTTTGAGGTCGATTATGCCGTTGCCTCACTAGGAACAGCAACCACAGGCGAACACATGCAAACCTTGTTTCGTCAAACGGGTACGGTTGTCTGTTGCTACGATGGTGACCGTGCAGGCCGAGATGCAGCATGGCGTGCAATGGAACAGGCACTGCCCTACCTCACCGATGGTCGCCAATTAAAGTTTATGTTTTTACCTGATGGTGAAGACCCAGATTCTTATATTCGCCAATACGGCAAAGAAGCATTTGAACAAAACGTTACCGATGCGATGACGCTCTCGGACTTTATGTTTAACTCGCTAATCCAGCAAGTTGATACCAGTACCCGAGAAGGCAAGGCTAAGCTAAAAACCTTAGCTGCACCTTTGATTGAAAAAGTGGCTGGCGAAACCTTGCGTGAGTATTTGATCAATACGCTAGGCTATAATTTAGGTCTACCGCCCGATCAAATTCGTATTGAATTAAAACAAAGTACGGTCGATAAACCTAAAAAGCCACAGCAAGACATCAAACGCACACCCATGCGAGAAGTCATTGCCTTACTGGTGCAAAATCCGCATTTTGTTAACACCCTCGCATTTGATACCACTACATTTGAAGGTATTGATGTAGCGGGACTAAATTTATTGTTGTCAATAGTTGATAAGTGCAGAGCGCGCCCCAATATAACAACAGGCCAGCTACTTGAAAGCTGGCGAGGCAGTAAAAATGAACCTATGATGGCACGATTAGCCGCATGGGAACTGCCGTTGTTGGATAATGAAGACAACACACACGATGTATTTTTAGACGCATTGGATAAAGTATTTGACCAGTGCGTCCGACAGCAAATAGAAAAGTTGCAGGCTAAATCGAATACTATCGGCTTATCAGTCGAAGAGAAGCGGGAATTGCAGTTGTTGTTGCTCAATCGTCCCGGCTAATATTTAGCCAACAGTTTAGAAGTTTGTTATAATTAACGGTTTGCATTTCTGCATTCTAATTCTCACTCAGACCCGAAGTTGGATATCGTCTATGGAGCAAAATCCGCAGTCTCAGCTAAAGTTACTTGTCGCTAAAGGCAAAGAGCAAGGCTATCTGACCTACGCCGAAGTAAATGACCACCTACCGGAAGATATCGTAGATTCCGATCAGGTTGAAGACATTATTCAGATGATCAATGACATGGGTATTAAGGTAGTTGAAACTGCCCCTGATGCCGATGAATTAATGATGACTGAAGATAATGCAGATGAAGACGCCATCGAAGCTGCGGCGCAAGCATTATCTAGCGTAGAAAGCGAGATCGGCCGTACTACTGACCCAGTACGCATGTACATGCGTGAAATGGGTACAGTAGAGCTACTGACTCGTGAAGGTGAAATTGATATCGCCAAACGCATTGAAGATGGTATTAACCAGGTTCAGTGTTCTGTTG harbors:
- the rpsU gene encoding 30S ribosomal protein S21, whose amino-acid sequence is MPVIKVRENEPFDVALRRFKRSCEKAGILSEVRRREHFEKPTTVRKRAKAAAVKRHLKKLARENARRVRLY
- a CDS encoding GatB/YqeY domain-containing protein, translated to MTLIDRLKDEQKAAMKAKNKPRLGAIRLVMAAIKQREVDEKITLSEDDVVAVLTKMVKQRRDSVAQYEAAGRQDLADVEHAEIAVLEEFMPQPLSDDEVAALLDDAIAATGAAGMQDMGKVMGVLKPQIQGRADMGKVSQLVKTKLG
- the dnaG gene encoding DNA primase, which translates into the protein MAGKIPRSFIDDLIARHDIVDVIDARVKLKKKGKNFGACCPFHNEKTPSFSVSQEKQFYHCFGCGVHGNVLDFVMEFDRLDFVDAIEELASQLGLEVPRENGGAPSGPRTAEKRNLYDLMGQISQFYQSQLRTGDGKIAIDYLKDRGLSGDVVKKYGIGFIPDQWDMVRSRFGRDNHAQEALVTTGMLIENDNGRRYDRFRGRVMFPIHDRRGRVIGFGGRVLGDGTPKYLNSPETPIFHKGRELYGLYEVMQAYREPERLLVVEGYMDVVALAQFEVDYAVASLGTATTGEHMQTLFRQTGTVVCCYDGDRAGRDAAWRAMEQALPYLTDGRQLKFMFLPDGEDPDSYIRQYGKEAFEQNVTDAMTLSDFMFNSLIQQVDTSTREGKAKLKTLAAPLIEKVAGETLREYLINTLGYNLGLPPDQIRIELKQSTVDKPKKPQQDIKRTPMREVIALLVQNPHFVNTLAFDTTTFEGIDVAGLNLLLSIVDKCRARPNITTGQLLESWRGSKNEPMMARLAAWELPLLDNEDNTHDVFLDALDKVFDQCVRQQIEKLQAKSNTIGLSVEEKRELQLLLLNRPG